The Arvicanthis niloticus isolate mArvNil1 chromosome 19, mArvNil1.pat.X, whole genome shotgun sequence sequence aagaATTCAATGTCAGAACTGTAGACACCTGGTGAGTGGCAGACGCCAGAACGATCTGTGTAGAGATGGGCTCACTAGAACGCTGCACATGTATGCCAGGACTCACTGAGATGAGAGGTTGGGTGGCTTGCTCCAAGAACACTGAGGGCTGCTGTGACCCTGCCTTCCATCTGATGACATGGAAATCATCCTTGGGGTCTGAAATGACTAAGAAACTGTTTGGTAAGAACAATGGTTTGAATATTTAGTAATGGTCAATAGTCATACTTAATACTTTTATGGAGCTGGACTGACACCATCTTCTAAATGATGTAAGTTAATCACAGCTCCACTTAAAGCTGCAAacattaaaacttaaaacattttgcCCATGTGATTCTCTAGGAAACACCCAAATCTACATCAGCCTTTTGTTTGCTTGAACTACTGTTGAATACCATGGGCCAGATCGAGCTCTGTAACTGCTTTTGGAACACCATTTCTTGAAACATCATGATTGAGTGAAGTCCCAAGTTCGGTGTTGTTAACTGAAGCTTCTCTGGAATACAGTCATGTCTGTTCATCAGTATGGTTATCTGTCGGTGTTTATCTGCAGGTGTTTCCAAGCTAGGACAATagtcaaaataaccctgagagcTTAATGAATTTTCTATTCTGGCTTTCTGATTTAAATAACCAGATATCAAGTGAAGATATGTTGGGACTATGTTTGTGGTCTTTACTCAaatattctccccccccccccaataactTATTTGGAGGGCTAGATCCACCCACTCCTTTCTCCTAGAGGCAGCTAGGTGAACAGGCAGAgacaacaaagaagagaaaaaatatcaaaacaaaggGAAGACACACttcaaaacaaccacaaaatatGGAAAAGCAGAGGTATGTGAAAAAGAAATTTCTGGAAGGTGTCATCTACATGATGCACATTGTCTCCTGGCCTGACCCTGTGCAAGCTTTTAGAAGCACCAGGACACGTGAAGCTCCAAATGCTAACAACCTTTTtcccatctctcctgtctcatctgACAGGAGAGCCATCTGACTTTGGGACGGCTTGGAGAGTCAGCAGAACACAGTGCTGTACAGTAAGCATGGTGACTGTAGTAGAACCCAAAGCCCATCTACAGATATCGTTCAACAAAGACATCCATTGTGTCCAATGAGTGAAATGCAGATTCACACATCTTGAGAATGAGTGACTAAATGCAACAAAACCAGTATCTAAGGAAGGGTGACTCTCATGTGGCGTGTTCACTGTTCATCTTGGCAGCTTTAGTTGCCTACAAGTTATGCCAGCATCAACTTATGAAATATGATATTTGAAATCATCTTTTTTGTGACTGGACGTGCTCATGAAAGGCTTTGCCTCCCCTCCTCTACCACTGAACCCACTGGAAACGAGAACAAGATCAACAGTTAGATAATAAGTCAAAGTGAGACAAGGTTATATGCACAGGGACATGTTGTAGTCACCACTGGGGATGCTTCCGAGAAAGTCTGTGCCAGGATGATGGGCTTCACGCTCTCAGATTTTATTGataaattttcaaaatctcctcCAGTTTTAGAGATAATTCATCAGCTTCTTGTAGTGCATTATACTGTGAAGTTCCATGAAGGTGAAAATATCCCCTTCACACCCCACTAAAGAAAGTAATGAGACCTAGATGTTGCAGCCTTACAAATCAGTCGAGAAGTTGGACTTCTCCACGGTGTCTAAGATGAATACAAGCAATGCTAACTTGTACCTATTGTGAGGAATTTCAGGGTTTTAGTAACAAggatttaaaactgaaaaataacttTGCATGCCTACCTTTTGTGAAAGACTTTGACATTATTCTTACAGCTCTGAGAAGACCTGTGGCCCAGAGGTACATGATgaatatttaaaggaaaagcaACAGGAACTGTGAGTAAAAATGGCCAGGGGCCCAATGCCTTAAAAGGTAAGCATGCAAGCCCTGGTAGACAAGGCAATGGCCAGCATGCAAGCCCAGGTAGACAAGGCAAGTAGACAGTACTTTTCCCTCTCTTCCAGGtaaagagagtagagaaaggatgagagttgggggaggggtgtgtatTTACCTGTTGATAGGCTGCTGTACCCTTATCATACCCTTCAACAAGCTTTAAATCAGACTCCCAAACTTCCTGCTGACTGGTCACATGCACTCCACCCAATGGCGGCCATTCCAAACTACAAATTCACAATGGCTCTCAAACTTTGAGTAGAGCTGTCCCATGAAATAACCACACTGAAAATTCTCAGATCTCCAAATACACGACAACTCAAGATGGAGATAAATTAGACTCATAAGGAGGGGCATCTGGAGTGCTTTCAAAAATAGtgatttattaataatatatgatAATGGGTTCAGTTAGAAACTGGTATATGTTttgccaaaaaaataaataaataaaaataaataaataaataagcaagaagCAAAAAAATGTAGGTGAAGAACAATGTTACACAAAAAACAGATTATGGAATTCACAGTCACCAGGATACAAAGCCTACATGCCCACAGAAgatgatgtgtatatgtaaagGAACACTAGTCAGTCTTAGTGGGAAGAAAAGCCAAAAGAACTAAAAGAACTTCCGTTACTTGCCATAATATAGATGCAGCTTAAGGGTGTCCTGTTGAGTGGAATGAGCCTGAAATCAGGTAATAAATAGCACATGACTTTACTTGTGTGCAGCATCTACACGATACTGATTTATTACATGTAGAGAGAAGAACAGCAATAATCAGAAGATGGGCTAGGAGTAGAGTGTGGGAAAAAGGAGACAGTGGTCACTGACTATGAAACTACAGTTCAATGCAGGGAGTAGTTTCAACAACATTCTGTATATGTCAAAAAAGCTAAAATACCATGTTTTACATAATCCTACCACAAAAAtgttaaatatctgatatgaataCATCAACTAGCTATATTTAATCATTATACTATGTATCTGTGCACTGAAACATCTAATACCctgaatatatatacaattatatatattagttaaaaataaattatatattaattagttaaaaataaaacttaaagaacTATGTAGAAAGAGGGCAGTGACCTCGATTTGGTGACAGTAGAGAGAAGGGAACAAGGGCCTCCTCTTATCAGAGGTGACCAGGCCCCAGTCAGTCTCTTATCTGGATGAACAGGTAACAGTGATGCTAGTCCAAGGGGAGGAAGAGCCATTCTAAGCCTGCCACATATATTTAGGACATTAATCCTCAAAGTACAATATGGTGTAGGTGCCATCCTCATCTTTTTAAAGATGTCAttgctagagagatagctcagaggctAAAGGCACCTACTacccagcctgatgacctgagttttatcTTCAAAACTCACATgccagaaggaaagaaccaactgcCACAAGtggtctgtcctctgacctccataagaaTGCTAcgacatacacatgtgcatgtatacacacacacacacacacatacacacacacacacagactcacacatgcacacattaagAAAGTAAAGGTTAAAACTATTAAATGTAAGTTAGTTTATATGTACATTAATATTATTGTTGGGACTTCTCATATATTTTCCTATCTGGAGGCACTGTAGTCTGAGTTTTATGTCAAAAGTAGTGTCCCACATGGcacattacattgtaaatttgACCCCTCAAAGCGACATATCACAGACAGCATTCACAAGCTACAACGTTGCTTTGTCAGTTTACAATGCCACCAACAGCTTgaattaaatgtcattttatatgCTCATGCATCTCAGTTTTCAGACATAATATGTGCTTCAAAACAGAATTAGCTTTTACTCTTAAGATAGCATTGATATATCATTTAACAATGATATGTAGAATATAATAATGGTACAGTGACATATTTATTAATGATATGTAATTATATCACTCAATAATATATCATTTAATAAGTAGATTCTGCCAGTAGGGAGGAAGGTAAATGCATTTTAAGTACCCCAAGTGTCTTAACTCCTACTCCTAATGGTGCGGTAATTAGGGTGTAAATGTGTCGGCTCACGTTCTccaatgttctaccactgagcataactgaaacagaaaggaagtgggAGAATTTGAGTCTTAAGGAGAGAGAAATGATTAAAACTAAGGTGTGAGGCACTCTGCAGCAGGTTTTGTTCACATGTGTCTGTGAGGCACGCTGTGCCCGCTTTTGCTCGCACATGTCTGTTTCCGGCCTATCTGCTCCTTGGCCTTCACTGTCCCCATCTCCTAGTGACCAATAAGGAAGACATGATGTTAACAGACAGACAGTCCTGGAAACTGCTTGATAGAATGCATCAAACATCAGGGCCAAGTCAACCTTCCACGGACAGATAGCCCCTGAGGGGAAAGTTACAGCAATGCCTACTGGTCCACATAGACCTGAAGAAGACCAAATAGAGAGATCAGGGTAGGGATGTGAGTCACACTAGATACTTTCTCCTGGGAagtgtgaaaaaaaatctttctttaaaggCAGGTCAGCCTCCAGAAGTAGAAAAGTTTGCCTGTCTCTTGAATCAGAGTGAGACTAAATTTGCTTTAAATAAGCAGATGTGGCAGATATGAAATCATGTCGGTTTCAAGGTCAAGTCTTAGTACATTCATAGTGTCCACTTGCATCCTCCGAAAAGAACATACTTCATTGTGCTAGAAGCACAGGATGTGGGAGGTGAACTTAGGTACTCAAGGAACAGCCCCAAGGAACAGCCACCTCCAAGAACAAGTCAAACAGGCAAGTCATCAAGGAtgctgacaaggccacacctctggaTTACAGTTCCAGGTAATCCCTTCTGTGCAGCAAAGCTTCCCACTGACCTCAACTGAGACACAGAGTCTCATGAGGTAATAAGTTATAGTGGTTGTTTCAATCGTGAAGAATTTAGAAGGTTTGTTATACAGCAAAAGACTTTCTAGTTCTAAAACACTAGCTTCTGCTTGCTTCAAATACCACACAGGAAAACTCAGAAAAGACCCTGAGACATCAAGACAAGCTagcagaggactgaagagaaCAGCCTAGAATTCCCACTTAATACCACAGGCCCTGAAGCCAGGCTGACTGAGTTAGAATCTAGATAAATTCCCTAGGAGAGACTGGCTGTGTTCCAGTGTCACATTGTGTAATGTTGAGACAACAGTGTTGATCATATTACTAGTATGTTACAAAGACTAAATAGTGGTATCTCTGTGTGTAAGGCATTTAGAACAGTGGCTGGCACAGACTAACTAACATGTCTgtgttctgttttattctctattCTCTTCTAGTCCAATGAACTGTCTGCTCACAGTCATGGGAGGACCCTATTCATGGGAAACAGACAGGGAAAAGAAGAGCCATGCACGGGCTTCCTGTTTGATTCTACCCCAATAGGATGTGGCTGTGAATCAGGCTATAGGGGCATGGAAATGATGACTCCCATGGACCTCGCAGTAAGAGGCAGAGTGGATGCTCAGGTTGTGGGTCAACCATAGCACAAGTGACAGGCTGAGAACAAAGCTGGGTCTCTTCATCTGGGTTCTAAGAGCCCATTCTTTGGGTGTCATGGCCAATTTCAGTTAGGTAAGGGTATCAAGCTTGGGTTTGGAGtacagctcaatggtagagtattTGCGGTGTACATGTGTTGTCTTGGCTCAATCCCTAACACCTTAAACAATGAGTCCCAAGCTTTATGTATTAGATGTAGTCTTCAAAGTTCTTCCATCTCTGGCATGATACAGTATACTAGCATCGAATGCATGAAACTTGTTTTGAAATATTACTTTCCATCTTAGAGTACTAATCAGACAATGTTACAGATTATATGTCATTATCTTAAATACATTGGGAATGTTCGGTTAATTTGAaggattttgattttttgaggAAAAGGTGTTTGGAGAATTGCTTTTGTTAAAATAATGACtgattattttatgaaattaatgAAACTAAAGGCATAAATTCCTTTTGCCATCGGATTGCAATTACTATAAATAGTATTATTTTCCCTAGACTTTTATGTCTGTTTATTCAGTGTTAATAAAGAGCCTATTTCTATTTACGACAAAATTAATGTTCAAAAGGAATGAGTATATGGTAGCTCTCAATTAAAGTTTTTGAAATACGTAACTTTCTGCTGTTGCTCCACACATCTTTCTTTCTAGGCTCACTACTggcggaaaaaaaaaagttcctgtgTCTAGCCTCTCATATATTGTATCCATAATATTATCAAAAATACAACAATGTAAACCAGGCCATAACCTTTGGACATGGTTTCAACTGTTTTTCAGGACAGCATAAACTGATCCATGAACTGGAAACGGTTTATGACTGACTTCCGTGTGGTCATCCCTCTCGTTAGGTTAAGTAACTTGTAAGCCTGAGGTGAAGAAAATTCCCTTTTCATTTCATTATTGCTAATCATGGCTTAAGTGCAAATTTCAGAGATGTGAATTAATTGCATATAAGGTACCAATTGAATgctaagaaattaaaataatatagctCAATATAAATTGGGTTTGATCATGGCCAAACCTAGTGGTCATGGGTAAGCTTAATGGTCATGGGCAAGCCTAATAGGGTCATGGGCAAGTGTAGTAGTGGTCATGGGCAACCCTAGTAGTCATGGGCAAGCCTAGTGGTGAGGGCCATTGGGTTCCATCATGTTTCTTTTTTCGAGTTTTCCATTGCCTTTTTCATGGTTGTTGTATCTCTCTGTTCCATCTCCTGCCAGATCTCTGTTACGTTATTTCCCCACTTTCCTCTAAGCTATCTTCTTAATATTCTCCATTTGATACTCCATCAGCCTAGTCAAAGAACTTGAGTCACTTCCACACAGAAACAAATAAGGGAGGGGAAGTCTAACTGCATGCTTATTATGATACTGTGTCACTGCGGGTTTTACACAAAGATTTGAAACTGTGTAGCACCTCAGCAGCATTATGGAGAGCAGGTGCAGGGGAACATGCCTGCATTTGGTATGTAACTGAATGGCACCAAGAAACCATGGgatcaaaattttaaaagcttttatggAACAGAAAACTTTAGCAGAAAGAATGCTCAGAGTTGAGCTGACAGATTCAACTGGAAGTTTCTGAACTGGTAAACAGCCACTTCTTCATTTGCATCGCTTTTCCACAAACTGAGCTAGGTATGGCTTAAAACTGTTAAAATTTCTGCTAAATAAGCTGTATAGCATCTCTTCTTAATAAAACAGACTCGCgtggattcatttttttttttttagcaacttAGCCTTGAGGAGACAGAACTGGGAATACTTTAATCAGTAAATAACAAATTCTAAAGGAAATCATTTGGTTAAAATGCCCTTGGAATTTCTCAGATAGGATGTCACGGCTTTCTCTAAGCACAGCCTACAGACTCTACATCTTGGTCTTGCTGCGACTTGCATTAAATAGTCTTAAGTAGCACCAAGGAGATTGTTTGAGCATCGTGCCTACCTGGCAAGGTTGCTTCATTTTAATGGCTGTGACGTGGTATCTATAACAGCACAGTTCACAGGTCCAGGAGCCCCTCTCACTGATCCACTTTAGAAGACACAGCTGATGTGTATACCGAACAGACCCATCACATCGGCAGGGATTTAACAACTcaccctgaaaaagaaaaaaaaaaaaaaaaaaaaaaaaggaggctgctgtgaatatctgtgtttctGCCTCTACGTAAAACCCTAAACTTGATTTCTTGTGTGTATACTCAGTTTACCCAGAAGGATATAAGCATCAAGCTCCATCCcagaaaactaaattaaatttttatatctctGATGGGAATGATActaaagtcttaaaaaaaaaaactatttctaagaTAGAGCTTAGAGTTATGACATAAATGCTTCACTGACATACAAAATGTCTGCAAGATGCCCTTGGGGGAAAGCTCTACTATTAAATCTCTTTAATAACTTTTAAGTGGATGGTCAGATGCATTTCCTCTGCAGTTATTCTTAATCATTGCTAAAGGAGAAGTGCATGGCAGAAAGCAGCTCATAGTAGCCTGTGCTTTTACTTTTTCTAAATGTAGCATCATAAATATTGACTCAGGGCACTATTTCCTGAAAGCCTGCATATTCTTTCTTATGCAACTTCCTAACTTTCAAAGACATTAAAGCTAATGTTTTCACACACTTTGCAAGGAAGATGCATTATCATTTCCCCTGCATGATGATTCTTGTGGAAGTTTGCATGTGCCTTTAatgatgtttataattttaaaatgtgtttctgacAAACCATCAAGGACAACAGTCGGCTAAAACACCCTTTCTTTTCAAGTACTTTCTTCTGCAAGAACTGTAGCACCTTTCTCATtaaaaatttgtaataaaaaacATTCTCTTTTGGTATTGCATACCTCATACTGGTATTGATATAGCATGAGTTATCCCCTGCCTCATTTGTATTCTGACACTAAGTTCTCTGGATACACTAACAGAACACAGACGTCAGACCTTTGCATCCTATAGGCTTGATTCTACTTATAAAATTCTTTCAGTAATTCACAAGAAACGCTTAATTATAGTACTTGAGGAGTGCCTGGCTTCAAAACAAGGTAGGGAGAAAAAGCATAGTTTAATTTACTTCTGTATTCGCCACCGGGACACTATCTGCCTTCTCAGAAAAAGAACTGGAGAGTAAGGCTCAGTGGAGAGGCGTGTGCTGTCCGCGGTGCTGAAATCTCTACCCTTGCCGGCCGGGTCCAGCGCTCACCGCCTGCAGACCTGGGGTCCCTCCGGCCTTACCTGCTCCGCGCCCTGGAAGCAGATCTTGCAAATGGGCTGATGATGCTGGTGCTGATGCCCCGAGCGCTGGTCGCCACCACTACTGCTGCTGCGGCTGCTACACACGGAGCGTGTCTCAGGCTGGTCTCCCGTGCCTCGCTGCTCGCCCTCCCCGCACGCGCCGGCCTCGGGCTCCCCCGGGCTGCCTTTCCCGGCCGCAGCCTCGGGGAGCTTCACCTCCGGAAGGCGCCTAGGACCTTCGTGGGAGTCGCCCGCCGCCGACACCTCCTGGTCGCCGGGCAACAGAGACGGCGGCAGCTGCGGCAGCGGCTCACCGGCGCCCTTGCGCCGAGGGGCCACTTCTACCGGCGGCTCGCTCGACCCTACGATGCGCTCCAGAGGCGCAGGCAGCGGCGGTCGGTAGCATGGGGAGGTGGGGACCAGGGAAGACTCTCCCGGAGGCGGGGGTGGCGGCGGCGGgggcagaggtggctcagcttCGAGGCTATCCGCCCGGCTACACCGTTTGCTGCCCTCGTCGCTCATGGTGGAACTGCCGCCGTCCTCCTGCCCGCCCGGTGGCGGGCCGGGAGCGGACTGCAGCCAGAGAGAGCTcaaggggaggctggagagggaggatggaggagggtgggaagggaaaCCGGGGCACAGGGACTAGGAGGGCGGGACCAGGACGCGGAGGACCGGCGCGGCGGCCGCAGAGGCGGCTGTTCAGCGGAGCCGCCGGCTCGGTTCTGATGGAGGCGGCGCCGAGTTCGGCTGCGCGTGCCAAGCGCGCGGGGGTTGGGTGGGAGGCGGGGAGGAGCGCAGAGCTGAGCAAGGAGGCTGGGAACAAGCGCGGGACTGGGGGATGAGGGTGGGCAAGTCGTGCGTGAGAGGGAGGTGTGGGGTGCCGAGAGGACCCTGCTGGAACTGGGGGATCCCTGGGCTGCTTCCACTAACCCCGCCCCGGGCCGCTCACGTCGGTTCCGGGGCGGATTGCCCCTCTCAGAAGCGCGCGGCACTGCGGCTCcagtgagaaaggaaaagggggaggggtcgGAAGCTGCCGATCCAAAAACCGTTACTGGGTGGGTCTGGGGGAATTCCGAGACACCGGCCGGGTGGGGGCGCGGTGGGGCAAGCGGAGACCCGCGTGGGAGTAAGGATGAGGGCGAGGCaggcatccctgtggtgcaagAACCCAGTGAGCAGAGGCACGCAGGAAAAGGACTCTTGGGGAGAGATGCTGTAACTCCTCTTCGCTTTACTGTTGTTTGGGGTATTCTGATCCTTTTCCCTTCAGAGGACTCTGCATCTCAAAAGTCTTCAAGCAGAAGCCTCTGGAACCTTTGTCATCCCCGGAATGCGCCAATCCTCTTGTCCCCCTCTCCTGAATATACATCCTGGGTTTGTAAATTTTTCCGAGGTTGGAGGGTTGCAATGCCCCATTCTGTAGCTTGTGGGTCTCCTTCATGTTTGCAGTAATATTGCTGCGTCCTTCCCAGGAAAAGTGGCTacagccttgaacttctgtttgACTCAGCCTGAGTCtaccctcctccccccctcttcctctctatctccctctctctcgcCCCTCCCCTggactcctctctcctcccttcctacCCCTTCctatctttcttctccttctttctctctctccccctcccctttttgaGTAGGGTACTGGACAGAAatctgtgcttctgtgctctgGCCGTCTGTTCCAAACCCAGCAGTCTGAACTCTTAAACTGTTGGATTTCTACCCTGCAAGGTGTCTATGCAAATCAATTGTGACTTATCACTGAAGTGGAGCCTTAATGACTTTGACAGAAGTGACTGGCCCTAAAACATTAATTTCTGGCTACATTTCATAGCTGAAGACCCAGGACCAGATAGGCAAACTTAAGTTGTCCAAGGTCATCAGCTTATTAAAGGACTTTTAACTCACTTCAGCTTTCATGGCTCTGacaccaatgtgtgtgtgtgtgtgtgtgtgtgtgtgtgtgtgtgt is a genomic window containing:
- the Marchf11 gene encoding E3 ubiquitin-protein ligase MARCHF11 isoform X2, coding for MSDEGSKRCSRADSLEAEPPLPPPPPPPPPGESSLVPTSPCYRPPLPAPLERIVGSSEPPVEVAPRRKGAGEPLPQLPPSLLPGDQEVSAAGDSHEGPRRLPEVKLPEAAAGKGSPGEPEAGACGEGEQRGTGDQPETRSVCSSRSSSSGGDQRSGHQHQHHQPICKICFQGAEQGELLNPCRCDGSVRYTHQLCLLKWISERGSWTCELCCYRYHVTAIKMKQPCQASSFTKELQFTECLSDGELLICTGMY
- the Marchf11 gene encoding E3 ubiquitin-protein ligase MARCHF11 isoform X1, with amino-acid sequence MSDEGSKRCSRADSLEAEPPLPPPPPPPPPGESSLVPTSPCYRPPLPAPLERIVGSSEPPVEVAPRRKGAGEPLPQLPPSLLPGDQEVSAAGDSHEGPRRLPEVKLPEAAAGKGSPGEPEAGACGEGEQRGTGDQPETRSVCSSRSSSSGGDQRSGHQHQHHQPICKICFQGAEQGELLNPCRCDGSVRYTHQLCLLKWISERGSWTCELCCYRYHVTAIKMKQPCQWQSISITLVEKVQMIAVILGSLFLIASVTWLLWSAFSPYAVWQRKDILFQICYGMYGFMDLVCIGLIVHEGAAVYRVFKRWRAVNLHWDVLNYDKATDIEESSRGESSTSRTLWLPLTALRNRNLVHPTQLTSPRFQCGYVLLHLFNRMRAHEDVSEDNGSGEVVMRVTSV